A window of the Coprobacter fastidiosus genome harbors these coding sequences:
- a CDS encoding zinc-dependent metalloprotease yields the protein MTKVNKLLLILTCSFAFGLYQPECSAGIFKKKKKNEANKEAVKEKNEYDKFFSEKHTTVNGLIKMHKMKGKLYFELPINLLNRDMLLGSTVSEISDNTNAIIGSKPTDPIHFRFSKMNDIICMNLVQSENINSDQDENIQRSIAKSNIDAILETFKISVYTPDSSAVVFDVTDFFVGDNKLMTPFDKYSANLSRGMRRSEIFQKDKSSLGEIKAFPDNVLIRSNLSYTYTISGSRGTSAKDIPFTALMTRSIILLEETPYRPRITDSRIAIFPVQITDYSAKEQKTKNIYYAYRWRLEPSDMEAYKRGEKVEPKKPIVFYIDNNFPEKWRKYIKEGVNQWNELFSEIGFKDAIKAVDFPENDPEFDPDNIKYSCIRYAPIAIENAMGPSWVDPRSGEILSASVYLYHDAIELLNNWLFIQTSQADKRVRHTLIPDEIIGDGLRYVISHEVGHCLGFMHNMSASSVIPVDSLRSPSFTQKYGTTTSIMDYARFNYVAQPGDMERGVKLTPPRFGEYDRFLVKWNYTPLPNASTAKDEYKITSKWISELSGNPIYRYGKQQGQIIDPKSQTEDLGDNAMKASEYGIKNLKYILENLNNWVDKEDPDYSYRTSIYNGVIMQYLTYLMHVYGNVGGIYLNEKHVGDKVEAVMSVPAEKQKAAVKFLLDQISSMDWINNKELMKEISLMGSSADLLRNEVMKAVIASPNKVELSALKAEKNAYTVTDCLEDVYQYVWKPTLSGEKLSENQIKMQNLFVKYVGIGAGIKIGKEAKTKSLSGEGFIGIPDFLRGSSPIAHSSFCSCRPDASKHVENVSLNPVAGYEPSSATYFIARPQDGLYYGYLLKIRNILKGKINHPDKNTRLHYQLLLHNLDNSLKL from the coding sequence ATGACAAAAGTAAACAAATTGTTGTTGATCCTGACATGCAGTTTTGCGTTCGGATTATATCAGCCGGAATGCTCGGCAGGTATTTTTAAGAAAAAGAAAAAAAATGAGGCGAACAAAGAAGCTGTTAAAGAAAAGAATGAATACGACAAATTCTTTTCTGAAAAGCATACGACTGTAAACGGCTTGATAAAGATGCACAAAATGAAAGGGAAACTGTATTTCGAACTCCCGATAAATCTTTTAAACCGCGATATGCTTTTAGGATCGACGGTCTCCGAGATTAGTGATAATACAAATGCAATTATCGGTTCTAAACCGACAGATCCGATTCATTTCCGATTTTCAAAAATGAATGATATTATCTGCATGAATCTTGTTCAATCAGAAAACATAAATTCCGATCAAGATGAAAATATTCAACGCTCCATTGCAAAAAGTAACATAGATGCGATATTAGAAACTTTCAAAATTTCGGTCTATACACCGGATAGCAGTGCAGTAGTATTTGACGTAACAGATTTTTTTGTAGGGGACAATAAGTTGATGACTCCATTCGACAAATATAGCGCCAATCTGAGTCGGGGCATGAGAAGATCAGAAATCTTTCAAAAAGATAAATCGAGTTTAGGAGAAATAAAAGCCTTTCCCGACAACGTTTTAATTCGTAGCAATCTGTCTTATACATATACCATTTCGGGTAGCCGCGGAACATCAGCAAAGGACATTCCGTTCACAGCATTGATGACTCGGTCTATCATTCTGTTGGAAGAAACCCCATATCGCCCCCGCATTACAGATAGCAGAATAGCCATATTTCCCGTACAAATAACCGATTATTCTGCAAAAGAGCAAAAAACCAAAAACATATATTATGCCTATCGATGGCGGCTCGAACCTTCGGATATGGAAGCTTACAAACGCGGAGAAAAAGTCGAACCTAAAAAACCGATTGTTTTTTATATAGACAACAACTTCCCGGAAAAATGGCGTAAATATATTAAAGAAGGTGTAAATCAATGGAACGAACTATTTTCGGAAATCGGATTTAAAGACGCCATCAAAGCCGTAGACTTTCCGGAAAATGATCCGGAATTTGATCCTGATAATATCAAATATTCCTGCATTCGCTATGCTCCGATTGCCATAGAAAATGCAATGGGTCCCTCATGGGTAGATCCGCGTAGCGGAGAAATTCTAAGTGCCTCGGTCTATTTATACCACGATGCAATAGAATTATTAAATAATTGGTTATTCATCCAAACATCTCAAGCTGATAAACGGGTGCGACATACGCTTATTCCGGACGAGATCATCGGAGACGGATTGCGTTATGTTATCTCACATGAAGTCGGACACTGTTTAGGTTTTATGCATAACATGAGTGCGTCTTCCGTAATTCCCGTCGATTCATTACGGTCTCCCTCATTTACACAAAAATACGGTACGACGACGTCTATCATGGACTACGCCCGATTCAACTATGTAGCACAGCCGGGAGACATGGAGAGGGGAGTAAAATTAACTCCACCCCGTTTTGGAGAATATGACCGTTTTCTTGTCAAATGGAACTATACACCGTTACCTAACGCATCAACAGCTAAAGATGAATATAAGATAACATCTAAATGGATCTCAGAGTTATCCGGGAATCCTATATACCGTTACGGGAAACAGCAAGGACAGATTATCGATCCGAAATCCCAGACAGAAGATTTAGGCGATAATGCAATGAAAGCGAGCGAATACGGCATAAAAAATTTAAAATACATTCTGGAAAATCTAAACAATTGGGTGGACAAAGAAGATCCCGATTATTCTTACCGAACTTCTATTTATAATGGAGTAATCATGCAGTATCTCACTTATTTAATGCATGTTTACGGTAATGTAGGCGGTATTTATTTAAATGAGAAACATGTAGGAGATAAGGTTGAAGCGGTGATGAGTGTGCCTGCCGAGAAACAAAAAGCTGCCGTAAAATTCCTGTTAGACCAAATATCCTCTATGGACTGGATCAATAACAAAGAACTGATGAAAGAAATATCCCTGATGGGGTCTTCTGCAGATTTGTTGAGAAATGAAGTTATGAAAGCTGTTATCGCCTCTCCGAATAAAGTAGAATTATCCGCACTCAAAGCAGAGAAAAACGCTTATACTGTAACAGACTGTTTAGAAGATGTTTATCAATATGTATGGAAACCTACCTTATCCGGCGAAAAACTATCCGAGAATCAAATAAAAATGCAAAATCTTTTTGTGAAATATGTAGGAATCGGCGCCGGAATAAAAATCGGGAAAGAAGCCAAAACAAAATCTTTGTCAGGAGAAGGATTCATCGGTATTCCAGATTTCTTGAGAGGGTCATCTCCAATAGCCCACAGCTCTTTCTGTTCATGTCGTCCGGATGCATCCAAACATGTGGAAAATGTTTCTTTGAATCCGGTTGCCGGATACGAACCGTCATCGGCAACTTACTTTATTGCTCGCCCGCAAGATGGATTATATTACGGCTATTTGCTTAAAATACGGAATATTTTGAAAGGGAAAATAAATCATCCAGACAAAAATACCCGGTTGCACTACCAGTTGTTATTGCATAATCTTGATAATTCATTGAAGTTATAA
- a CDS encoding zinc-dependent metalloprotease, with product MNNIKLIIILIYLFTAAGMPDASARKKKNKQSAKTEEVKDISKYEKLFKDKKHIQAKGLFTMHLAEGKVYMEVTVGTLGQRMLMGSTVEKISDPLESSVGAQPMPPIQVIFEKSDFLINICKINEKIKIFDKEKKGQSAIAKSQIGAVIASFPIAAYSPDSSAIVFEATSFFINDDKSLDPLDPKAYNSLEGYVKRTGTFKRNRSQIASVEAYPDNASVTSCLSYSVSLSLFGIFKMVEDKPLTALVKRTFLKLPDEGFISREADARVGTAYSQYIEFSGDQQGSRNRYYANRWRLEPKDKDAFLSGKLSEPQKPIVFYVDNTFPEKWQEYISRSVAQWNKAFEKIGYKDAIRTKIYPQNDSTFNDTNLKYSCIRYVISPSEGINDNVWTDPRTGEIISANIYICHNLPMQIQRDRLLQTAAYDKSARTLTLNEEDFGKAFVSMLMRNIGHCLGLTDNLAGSAAYSTDSLRSAGFTKEKGLSSSVMDDLTFNYLLSADHYKKGDSWCQESIGEYDYWAIRWLYGSFSNADTPEKESAMLKKLVSEKSGNPVYMYGKRQNRRAFYDPRSMSRDLGNNAVESVGFAFKNLSEVIAGMNNWIDKQDYDYSFRKVIYGYIINQVYDYMIHVFQNVGGIYINEKYAGDPNPTYQSVPKEIQKNSLLWIMQQIEDLTWLDNSDLIKNCGLESNISNFAQNYFGNFIFVQLNAMALSESKSDDPYTQLEAARDVMNFLMKESNAGKIPSDNKISLQSMFVDNLIRWSNLTGKVSETSSSFSSILSLALKDTNKKNVLQYYDYIRKYPELINSTTENEGMSAMQSVRFNVLPERSHEWYGMLLNFKSSLRNAANKAPTEELKNTYLYQIYKIDKALSKD from the coding sequence ATGAACAATATAAAACTAATCATAATATTAATATATCTTTTCACCGCCGCAGGAATGCCTGATGCCTCTGCTCGTAAAAAGAAGAATAAACAAAGTGCAAAAACAGAAGAGGTAAAAGATATCTCAAAATACGAGAAACTGTTCAAAGATAAAAAACATATTCAGGCAAAGGGGCTCTTCACCATGCATTTGGCAGAGGGAAAAGTCTATATGGAGGTTACTGTCGGTACGCTCGGACAACGAATGCTGATGGGATCGACGGTAGAAAAAATCAGCGATCCATTAGAATCCTCCGTAGGAGCTCAGCCGATGCCTCCTATACAAGTCATTTTCGAAAAATCGGATTTCCTCATCAATATTTGTAAAATCAATGAGAAAATTAAAATTTTCGATAAAGAGAAAAAAGGCCAGTCCGCAATTGCTAAAAGTCAGATTGGAGCGGTCATTGCATCTTTCCCGATTGCAGCATACTCCCCGGACAGTTCAGCTATAGTATTTGAAGCAACATCATTTTTCATCAACGATGATAAGTCTCTCGATCCCTTAGACCCTAAAGCCTATAATAGTCTGGAAGGATATGTAAAAAGAACCGGAACATTTAAACGCAACAGATCTCAAATCGCAAGCGTAGAAGCCTATCCGGATAATGCATCGGTAACAAGTTGCTTAAGTTATTCTGTTTCTCTTTCTCTATTCGGAATTTTTAAAATGGTAGAAGACAAACCTTTGACAGCCTTAGTAAAACGAACTTTCCTGAAACTTCCGGATGAAGGATTCATATCTCGCGAAGCAGATGCCCGAGTCGGGACTGCTTACTCTCAATATATTGAATTTTCAGGAGACCAGCAAGGCTCAAGAAACAGGTACTATGCCAACCGCTGGCGATTAGAACCTAAAGATAAAGATGCTTTCCTATCTGGAAAACTCTCTGAACCACAAAAACCTATAGTTTTTTACGTAGATAATACTTTCCCTGAAAAATGGCAGGAATATATCTCTCGCAGCGTAGCGCAATGGAATAAAGCGTTTGAGAAAATCGGATATAAAGATGCTATCCGTACAAAAATATATCCGCAAAATGATTCAACTTTCAACGACACGAATTTGAAATATTCTTGTATTCGTTATGTCATTTCTCCATCCGAAGGAATCAATGATAATGTATGGACCGATCCTCGCACCGGAGAAATTATCAGTGCAAATATTTATATTTGTCATAATCTCCCGATGCAAATTCAGAGAGATCGGCTATTACAAACCGCAGCTTACGACAAAAGTGCTCGTACGTTGACTTTGAACGAAGAAGATTTTGGAAAAGCATTTGTCTCCATGCTGATGCGTAACATAGGTCACTGCCTGGGCCTGACCGACAATTTGGCCGGATCGGCAGCATATTCTACCGACTCTCTGCGTTCTGCCGGTTTCACAAAAGAAAAAGGCCTCAGCTCATCGGTAATGGACGATCTGACATTCAACTATCTGCTATCTGCCGATCATTATAAAAAAGGGGACTCATGGTGTCAGGAGTCGATCGGAGAATATGATTATTGGGCTATACGATGGCTATACGGATCTTTTTCTAATGCTGATACTCCTGAAAAAGAATCTGCTATGCTGAAAAAACTGGTATCGGAGAAATCAGGAAATCCGGTTTACATGTACGGGAAACGACAAAACAGAAGAGCTTTTTACGATCCTCGATCTATGTCAAGAGATTTAGGAAACAATGCCGTTGAATCTGTGGGGTTTGCCTTTAAAAATTTGTCCGAAGTAATTGCCGGCATGAATAATTGGATCGACAAACAGGATTATGACTATTCTTTCCGAAAAGTAATTTACGGATATATAATCAATCAAGTATATGATTATATGATACATGTTTTTCAAAATGTAGGAGGAATTTATATAAATGAAAAATATGCAGGAGATCCGAACCCTACATATCAATCCGTACCGAAAGAGATTCAAAAAAATTCGTTACTATGGATCATGCAACAAATCGAGGATTTAACTTGGTTAGACAATTCCGATTTAATTAAAAATTGCGGCCTTGAAAGTAACATTAGCAATTTTGCACAAAACTATTTCGGGAACTTTATTTTCGTACAACTAAATGCAATGGCATTGAGCGAAAGCAAATCAGATGATCCTTATACACAACTCGAAGCTGCTCGTGATGTAATGAATTTTTTAATGAAAGAATCTAATGCCGGAAAAATACCGAGTGACAACAAAATATCGTTGCAAAGCATGTTTGTAGATAATCTGATCCGATGGTCCAATTTGACAGGAAAAGTTTCCGAAACTTCATCTTCTTTCTCTTCAATATTAAGTTTGGCATTAAAAGATACAAATAAGAAAAACGTATTGCAATATTACGATTATATTCGAAAATATCCGGAACTTATAAATTCCACAACAGAGAATGAAGGAATGTCGGCAATGCAAAGCGTCCGCTTTAATGTCCTCCCGGAGCGCTCACATGAATGGTATGGAATGTTGCTTAATTTTAAATCATCTCTTCGAAATGCTGCGAATAAAGCTCCGACAGAAGAATTGAAAAATACTTACTTATACCAAATCTATAAAATAGATAAAGCTTTAAGTAAAGATTAA
- the argB gene encoding acetylglutamate kinase, with translation MEKLTLIKVGGKIVEEPDTLQSLLKTFAQIPGHKVLVHGGGRSATKVAAQLGLESVMVNGRRVTDAETLKVVTMVYGGLVSKNIVAGLQSLSVNALGMTGADMDIIRSEKRPVKEVDYGFVGDVKKVRGDMLATLIRTGVVPVLAPLTHDGKGQLLNTNADTIAGEAAKALAAYFDVTLVFCFEKRGVLKDENDDDSVIPVINRVQFEQYVQDGIVQGGMIPKLENAFQAIDAGVKEVVITQASAILSDTGTRIVK, from the coding sequence ATGGAAAAATTGACATTGATAAAAGTCGGGGGTAAAATTGTAGAAGAACCCGATACTTTACAGAGTCTGTTAAAAACTTTTGCTCAAATTCCCGGACATAAAGTTTTGGTACATGGAGGAGGACGTTCAGCGACTAAAGTTGCTGCTCAGTTGGGGCTTGAAAGCGTAATGGTAAATGGCCGACGAGTTACGGATGCGGAGACGTTAAAAGTCGTAACGATGGTTTACGGAGGCTTGGTGAGTAAGAATATTGTTGCGGGATTGCAGTCTTTGTCTGTAAATGCACTGGGAATGACCGGTGCGGATATGGATATTATCAGATCTGAAAAGCGCCCTGTAAAAGAAGTGGATTACGGTTTTGTCGGGGATGTAAAGAAAGTACGGGGCGATATGCTGGCTACGTTGATTCGTACGGGAGTCGTGCCGGTTTTAGCTCCGCTTACGCATGACGGAAAGGGTCAATTATTGAATACGAATGCCGATACTATTGCCGGAGAAGCCGCAAAGGCTCTTGCTGCGTATTTTGATGTGACTTTGGTTTTCTGTTTCGAGAAGAGAGGGGTTTTGAAAGATGAAAATGATGATGATAGCGTGATTCCGGTTATTAATAGAGTGCAGTTCGAACAATATGTGCAAGACGGGATTGTTCAGGGTGGAATGATTCCTAAACTCGAAAATGCTTTTCAGGCGATTGATGCCGGAGTTAAAGAGGTCGTTATTACTCAAGCTTCGGCAATATTATCCGATACGGGAACACGTATTGTAAAGTGA
- the prfB gene encoding peptide chain release factor 2 (programmed frameshift): MITTEQLKETEERKLALRRYLDIDAKLIQVEEEELRTHVPDFWDDRKKAEVQMKKVKDLKFWIESYDEVAKSVDELKIAFDFVKEEVITESELDEIYARTITLIENLELRNMLRREEDKLGAVLKINSGAGGTESQDWASMLMRMYLRWCESHGYKASISNLLEGDEAGIKSVTIQIEGDYVYGYLKSENGVHRLVRVSPFNAQGKRMTSFASAFVTPLVDDTIEVEISQACISWDTFRSGGAGGQNVNKVESGVRLRYQYKDPYTGEEEEILIENTETRDQPKNKENALRQLRSILYDKELKHRMAEQEKIEAGKKKIEWGSQIRSYVFDDRRVKDHRTNYQTSDVQGVMDGNIDAFIKAYLMEFGGENV; the protein is encoded by the exons ATGATTACGACAGAACAACTAAAAGAGACGGAAGAACGCAAGTTGGCGTTGAGGAGGTATCTT GACATCGATGCGAAATTGATTCAGGTCGAAGAGGAAGAACTGAGAACTCATGTCCCGGATTTTTGGGATGACCGAAAAAAAGCCGAAGTCCAGATGAAAAAAGTGAAAGATCTTAAATTCTGGATAGAAAGTTATGATGAGGTCGCAAAATCAGTGGACGAATTGAAAATTGCTTTTGATTTTGTAAAGGAAGAGGTGATTACAGAATCAGAGTTGGATGAGATTTATGCAAGGACGATCACTCTGATTGAAAATCTTGAATTGCGGAATATGCTTCGTAGAGAAGAAGATAAATTGGGGGCTGTTCTGAAAATCAATTCAGGTGCAGGAGGAACGGAAAGTCAGGATTGGGCTTCTATGTTGATGCGTATGTATTTGCGCTGGTGTGAGTCTCATGGCTATAAAGCCTCGATTTCGAATCTGCTCGAGGGAGATGAAGCCGGAATTAAGAGTGTTACGATACAGATCGAAGGAGATTATGTATATGGATATTTAAAGAGTGAGAACGGAGTGCATCGTTTAGTGCGTGTTTCACCCTTTAATGCTCAAGGTAAACGTATGACATCGTTTGCCTCGGCTTTTGTAACACCTTTGGTCGATGATACTATCGAAGTAGAGATCAGTCAGGCTTGCATCTCGTGGGATACATTCCGTTCGGGAGGTGCTGGAGGACAAAATGTAAATAAAGTTGAATCCGGTGTGCGTTTACGGTATCAATATAAAGATCCTTATACCGGAGAAGAAGAGGAGATCTTGATCGAAAATACCGAGACTCGAGACCAACCGAAAAATAAGGAAAATGCTTTGCGCCAACTGCGGTCTATCTTATATGATAAAGAACTGAAGCACCGTATGGCGGAACAGGAAAAGATCGAGGCCGGAAAGAAAAAGATCGAATGGGGATCGCAAATACGCAGTTATGTGTTTGATGACAGACGGGTTAAAGATCACAGAACCAATTATCAAACTTCCGATGTACAAGGGGTAATGGATGGGAATATCGATGCTTTTATAAAAGCTTATTTAATGGAATTCGGTGGAGAAAATGTTTAG
- a CDS encoding AMP-dependent synthetase/ligase produces MAIKHFSLLVRSQAEKYGDREVFRHKDFENDKWISTSWTQFSEQVEHIALAFLTMDVREQENIATYTQNRPEGLIIDFAAYENRAVVVPLYATSSQSQIEYIINEAEVRFLFVGGQFQYDNAYAARKNCTSLEKLIILDPSVKLAEDDTISIRFEDLYKIGKQADNALRNTLEQRMLSASDEDLVSIIYTSGTTGEPKGVMLTNSNFNEAMRIHIQRLKMVSEKDISLCFLPLTHIFERAWTYFCLVKGIRVVINQKPDEIQSVIKEVRPTIMCSVPRFWEKVYTAVQEKISTSKGIQRIMMMKAVEAGRKRNIDFLRLEKKVPFFLECRYRLWDKLVLSKIRKAIGVENGNIFPTAGAPLSDTINEFLHSCGINIIYGYGLSETTATVTCFETSGYEFGTVGTTLPDIQVKMGEDNEILVKGGTVMKGYYKKPEETAKVFTKDGWFKTGDAGKLNAEGSLVLTERIKDLFKTSTGKYIAPQAIETKLGEDKYIDQVAVIGDQRKYVTAIIIPAYEALKEYAAQKQIQYRNLEELVKNQSIQKLIQERISELQANFARFEQIKRFTLLPRAFSMETGELTNTLKIRRPVINQLYRAEIEAMYM; encoded by the coding sequence ATGGCAATAAAACACTTTTCTCTGTTGGTGCGCAGTCAAGCGGAGAAGTATGGTGACCGGGAAGTATTCCGTCATAAAGATTTTGAGAATGATAAATGGATATCCACTTCTTGGACTCAATTTTCGGAACAGGTAGAGCATATTGCGTTGGCTTTCCTTACAATGGATGTCCGAGAACAGGAAAATATAGCGACTTATACGCAGAATAGACCGGAAGGTTTAATTATAGATTTTGCCGCATACGAAAACCGGGCAGTAGTTGTACCTCTTTATGCAACCAGTTCACAATCCCAAATCGAGTATATTATTAATGAAGCGGAAGTCCGCTTTTTGTTTGTCGGAGGACAATTTCAGTATGATAATGCTTATGCTGCCCGTAAAAACTGTACTTCGTTAGAAAAGCTCATTATTCTTGATCCTTCTGTAAAATTGGCTGAGGATGATACCATATCGATTCGTTTCGAAGATTTGTATAAGATCGGTAAGCAGGCAGATAACGCTCTTCGTAATACTTTGGAACAGCGTATGCTGAGTGCTTCGGATGAGGATTTAGTAAGTATTATTTACACTTCCGGAACGACAGGAGAACCTAAAGGGGTGATGCTTACGAACTCTAACTTCAATGAGGCTATGCGTATTCATATTCAAAGGTTGAAAATGGTTTCTGAGAAAGATATTTCTTTATGTTTTTTGCCGTTGACTCATATCTTTGAACGTGCATGGACTTATTTTTGTCTGGTGAAGGGTATCCGAGTAGTTATAAATCAAAAACCTGATGAAATACAGTCGGTTATAAAAGAGGTTCGTCCTACTATTATGTGTAGTGTCCCTCGTTTTTGGGAGAAAGTCTATACGGCTGTGCAGGAAAAAATTTCTACGAGTAAAGGCATTCAACGAATAATGATGATGAAGGCTGTGGAAGCCGGTCGAAAGCGAAATATAGATTTTCTTCGTTTAGAGAAAAAAGTGCCTTTCTTTTTAGAGTGCCGATATCGTCTTTGGGATAAATTGGTTTTATCTAAAATAAGGAAGGCGATAGGTGTTGAAAACGGAAATATATTTCCGACTGCCGGAGCGCCTTTATCAGATACGATAAATGAATTTTTGCATTCTTGCGGCATAAATATCATATACGGATACGGACTTTCGGAAACAACCGCCACGGTAACTTGTTTTGAGACTTCGGGCTACGAATTCGGAACAGTAGGTACTACTCTGCCCGATATTCAGGTGAAAATGGGTGAGGATAACGAAATTTTGGTAAAGGGCGGTACTGTCATGAAGGGGTATTATAAAAAACCGGAAGAAACGGCAAAAGTTTTTACGAAAGACGGATGGTTCAAAACCGGAGATGCCGGGAAATTGAATGCTGAAGGATCATTAGTATTGACCGAACGTATTAAAGATTTATTTAAGACATCGACCGGTAAATACATAGCTCCGCAAGCTATCGAAACAAAGTTGGGAGAAGATAAGTATATCGATCAAGTCGCTGTTATCGGGGATCAGCGTAAATATGTAACGGCGATTATTATTCCGGCTTATGAAGCATTAAAAGAATATGCGGCTCAAAAGCAGATACAATATCGAAATTTGGAGGAATTGGTTAAGAATCAAAGTATTCAGAAATTGATACAGGAGCGTATCTCGGAATTGCAGGCTAATTTTGCACGATTCGAACAGATCAAACGTTTTACGTTGCTGCCTCGTGCATTCAGTATGGAAACCGGTGAGCTGACGAATACCTTGAAAATCAGGAGACCGGTTATCAATCAGCTCTATCGTGCCGAGATAGAAGCTATGTATATGTAA
- a CDS encoding M20 family metallo-hydrolase, with the protein MSTDELYYQAIDLLKELIETPSISREENNAANVLEQYLKNIYPYKNQIFRKGNNVWAVSPHFDKKRPTLLLNSHIDTVKPVSGWEKEPYTATETDDRIFGLGSNDAGASLVSLLHVFIFLTENQQPYNLIFLASAEEEVSGKNGIESVLPELPPISLAVVGEPTGMQPATGEKGLMVLDCSVYGKSGHAARNEGENAIYKAIKIIENFQNFQFPKVSEQLGAVKLSVTQVQAGTQHNVIPGRCDFVVDVRTNELYKNEEAFSILQKNINCEMKARSFRLNSSKIEPDHPIIIRAKMLGLQPFGSPTLSDQALMPFTSVKIGPGDSARSHTANEFILKSEIREAIDLYIKLLDRLSLEPA; encoded by the coding sequence ATGAGTACTGACGAACTTTATTACCAGGCTATCGATCTTCTGAAAGAACTTATAGAAACTCCATCCATAAGCCGGGAAGAAAACAATGCGGCCAATGTTCTCGAACAATATTTAAAAAACATTTATCCCTACAAAAATCAAATTTTTAGGAAAGGGAATAACGTCTGGGCTGTTTCACCGCATTTTGACAAAAAACGTCCTACTCTCCTGCTCAATTCTCATATCGATACGGTAAAACCGGTATCCGGTTGGGAAAAAGAACCTTATACCGCCACGGAAACGGATGATCGAATCTTCGGATTGGGTAGTAACGATGCTGGAGCATCATTAGTAAGTCTATTGCATGTGTTCATTTTTCTCACCGAAAATCAACAACCTTATAATCTCATCTTTCTTGCATCTGCAGAAGAAGAAGTTTCGGGAAAGAACGGAATAGAATCTGTATTACCGGAATTACCGCCCATCTCTTTAGCTGTGGTAGGAGAACCCACAGGAATGCAGCCTGCCACAGGAGAAAAAGGATTGATGGTTCTCGACTGCTCGGTATATGGCAAATCGGGACACGCAGCACGGAATGAAGGAGAAAACGCAATATACAAAGCCATAAAAATAATCGAGAATTTCCAAAATTTTCAATTCCCGAAAGTTTCAGAACAATTAGGAGCTGTAAAACTCAGCGTCACACAAGTTCAAGCGGGTACTCAACATAATGTAATACCCGGCCGTTGCGACTTTGTAGTCGATGTCCGGACAAACGAACTCTATAAAAATGAAGAGGCATTCTCCATTTTGCAGAAAAACATCAACTGTGAAATGAAGGCCAGATCTTTCAGGCTCAATTCGTCAAAAATAGAACCGGATCATCCGATTATTATACGGGCAAAAATGTTAGGATTACAGCCTTTCGGATCTCCGACCCTTTCAGATCAGGCCTTAATGCCTTTTACCTCCGTAAAAATAGGTCCGGGAGATTCGGCACGATCACACACGGCAAACGAATTTATTTTGAAAAGCGAAATCAGAGAAGCAATCGATCTATACATAAAATTATTGGACAGGCTTTCTTTAGAGCCTGCCTAA